One Oncorhynchus masou masou isolate Uvic2021 chromosome 18, UVic_Omas_1.1, whole genome shotgun sequence DNA window includes the following coding sequences:
- the LOC135503965 gene encoding toll-like receptor 5: MSAHHFRGMMRNCILLVIFGVYLQVVKCTPRCPLYGSIAVCTNLSLYQVPALPPYITHVYMRDNYISEINETSFSGLEGLKELDLSWQRVNGLTIRTNTFQRLANLAVLYLGHNRGLQIEPDAFVGLSNLRTLSLYVCDLTESILQGDYLRPLVSLKTLDLYGNQVKRIQPSPFFVNMTDFQELNITLNQMESICEEDLLGFCGKHFRLLKLNSVYLYGMTQNGFDWKRCGNPFRNMSIETLDLSSNGFNVDKAKLFFNAIQGTKIHHIILEHSTMGKSFGFSNFKDPNKKTFNGLKNSGIKILDLSKCFIFALQYAVFSPLREVEDITLAQNKINQIDKGAFWGLENLQRLNLSHNLMGEIYSYTFDNLPNILELDLSYNHIGALGYQAFAGIPNLQILDLTGNSIRQLGTYGYLAPLPNLQLLHLADNKITSLEGLLGFANSTIILNVQNNRLTNLEDVYIVLAKFTRIERIWYGNNNIKWCIFSSNISVPAVNSLKLLELRNVALQILWGHGVCLDVFENLIKLFSLDLSFNSLRALPDGIFKGLVSLEEMDLSFNSLTYLQPDIFPASLKTVDLSYNFLSSPDPAAFSSLSWINLYRNRFHCDGGLKDFLTWMNRTNVTFPDPGVAEFSCEFPSDLHGVSLLNYSKVITEKYPKPSLTKI; this comes from the exons ATGAGCGCGCATCACTTCAG GGGGATGATGAGGAACTGTATACTGCTGGTTATCTTTGGAGTCTACCTGCAAGTGGTGAAATGCACCCCAAGATGTCCACTATATGGTTCTATAGCAGTTTGCACCAACCTGTCTCTATATCAGGTCCCTGCACTGCCTCCATACATTACCCATGTGTATATGAGGGATAACTACATCAGTGAGATAAATGAGACATCTTTCTCTGGGCTTGAAGGGCTAAAGGAACTGGACCTCAGTTGGCAACGAGTCAATGGGCTAACTATAAGAACTAACACCTTTCAAAGACTGGCAAACTTGGCAGTGCTCTATTTAGGACATAATAGAGGTTTACAGATTGAGCCAGATGCGTTTGTGGGACTGTCCAACCTGAGAacactctctctgtatgtgtgtgaccTAACTGAATCCATATTACAGGGCGACTATCTCAGGCCACTGGTGTCTTTGAAAACGCTAGATCTGTATGGTAACCAAGTGAAAAGAATCCAACCTTCACCATTCTTTGTGAACATGACAGATTTCCAAGAGTTAAACATTACCCTAAACCAGATGGAAAGCATATGTGAGGAAGATTTGCTTGGCTTTTGTGGCAAACACTTTCGGTTGCTCAAATTGAACAGCGTCTATCTATATGGTATGACTCAAAATGGTTTTGACTGGAAACGATGTGGAAATCCCTTTAGAAACATGTCTATAGAGACACTTGACTTATCTTCCAACGGATTCAACGTGGACAAGGCAAAATTGTTTTTCAATGCAATCCAAGGAACGAAAATTCACCATATTATTCTGGAACACAGCACCATGGGAAAATCATTTGGTTTCAGCAATTTCAAAGACCCAAACAAGAAAACATTCAATGGCCTCAAGAATAGTGGCATCAAGATTCTAGATTTGTCCAAATGCTTTATATTTGCTTTGCAATATGCAGTATTCAGTCCActgagagaggtagaggacatAACATTAGCCCAAAACAAAATTAACCAGATCGACAAGGGGGCATTTTGGGGTCTTGAAAATTTACAAAGACTCAACCTGTCACACAATCTTATGGGGGAAATCTATTCTTACACATTTGACAATCTACCCAATATTTTAGAATTAGATTTATCTTACAATCATATTGGTGCATTGGGATATCAGGCATTTGCAGGAATTCCAAACCTACAAATCCTGGATCTTACAGGAAACTCTATTCGGCAACTAGGTACATATGGTTACCTTGCACCACTACCAAACCTGCAACTTCTTCATTTGGCTGATAATAAGATCACATCCTTAGAGGGCCTCTTGGGCTTTGCTAACAGTACTATCATACTGAATGTTCAAAACAATAGGTTAACTAATTTAGAGGATGTATACATTGTGTTAGCTAAATTCACGCGCATTGAGCGTATCTGGTATGGTAACAACAACATAAAGTGGTGCATCTTTAGCAGTAATATTTCAGTGCCCGCTGTAAACTCTCTAAAGCTGCTGGAGCTCAGGAATGTTGCCCTGCAGATTTTATGGGGACATGGAGTGTGTTTGGACGTATTTGAAAATCTTATCAAGCTTTTTAGTCTGGATTTAAGCTTTAACTCGCTGAGGGCTCTCCCAGATGGCATATTCAAAGGCCTCGTCTCTCTGGAAGAGATGGATCTCAGCTTCAACTCTCTCACATACCTCCAACCAGACATTTTCCCAGCGAGTCTCAAAACAGTTGACCTCTCTTAcaatttcctctcctctcctgacccagCGGCTTTCAGTTCTCTCAGCTGGATCAACTTATATAGGAATCGCTTCCACTGTGACGGTGGCCTGAAGGACTTTCTGACGTGGATGAACAGGACCAACGTGACTTTTCCGGACCCCGGCGTGGCTGAATTCAGCTGTGAGTTCCCCTCGGATCTCCATGGTGTCAGCCTGTTGAATTACAGCAAAGTCATAACGGAAAAGTACCCAAAACCATCTTTGACAAAAATTTAA